In Camelus dromedarius isolate mCamDro1 chromosome 24, mCamDro1.pat, whole genome shotgun sequence, one genomic interval encodes:
- the ZAN gene encoding LOW QUALITY PROTEIN: zonadhesin (The sequence of the model RefSeq protein was modified relative to this genomic sequence to represent the inferred CDS: substituted 1 base at 1 genomic stop codon), giving the protein MAPPVWTLVLLVGAAWGQGHMPATTSGPFFPAILTQCDFEDDSRPLCDWTQGSMDDGDWIRASEPSPTDSTRPPGGYPNGEGYYLYMVPNHFHPGGVARLHSPPIWQQGPLCVRFVYYMFGLSWGAQLRLLRTTGTKGKRPNVLWKHTNTQSPSWMPTAVSVPTGLVLPSRLTFEGVRGSTAYLGIALDAISIHRGSCNRICMMQMCSFDTPNDLCGWSWIPTTSGAKWVQKNGSTGVLNVGPEDDFSSPGICVNQPCPGGQEKEEDMTLGDLKGQNPKNKVLAAASERMPLFLGSTCILTQTYRTLLEGSKALASPYAIHPLIPATTTLPTXLAFSFPGGFYMLLDAKNAKPGQKSALLSPLSRSSGCLSLSFHYTLHNQSPGAALMIYASVLGSIQKHTLFSGQPGPNWQPVSVNYTGQGRIQFTMVGVFGKIPEPAVAVDAISIAPCGESFPQCDFEDDAHPFCDWIQISQNGGHWTQGNESTPIQGPGPFGGSLSGEGHYVYLETDKVSQAGQAFRLVSRPFCAPGAICVEFAYHMYGLGEEAKLRLLLASPAGSSPSSLWERVGSQSPDWLKASVTIPLGHQRPIQLTFEAVRGTNTAFVVAVGFISINHGTCRVPSETSVFTEKPMAPTEKPSVPSEIATVTTEKPTVSTEKPTIPTESPTVPTGKPAVPTEKPTGLTEQPTTPTERTTIPTEKPTVPTQRTTIPTERTTITTERTTIPTERTTIPTEKPTAPTQRATVPTERTTITTERTTIPTERTTVPTEKPTVPTEKPTVPTQRTTIPTERTTIPTKKTTIHTERTTIPTERTTTTTKKTTIPTKRTTTPTERTTTPTERTTTTTKKTTIPTKRTTTPTEGTTIPTKKTTIPTEKPTVPTKRTTIPTERTTIPTEKPTTPTERTTIPTEKPTIPTERTRAPATPLSSPTLVPTGPTVLGVPPGAPSTSMTTVTPATTTVNCPPDAHFEPCACPASCQSPTPNCGRPCKPGCVCNPGFFFNGSRCINASSCNCFYNENFYKAGSEWFSPNCTERCRCWPGSRMECQAYKCGGRTVCQLKKGQYRCHPYGPATCSAYGDPHYLTFDGRRFNFMGKCTYILTQPCGNLTEPFFRVTVKNEDQGQEGVSHLSKVYVTLPETTITLLKGRRTLVGGQLVTLPAIPSKGVFLAPSGRFVELQTAFGLRVRWDGDQQLFVTVPSTYSDKLCGFCGNYDGDSSNDNQKPDGRPARDEVELGNSWQTSEDEDQKCQQNQEYPPSCSTDLQNNMSGPEFCGRLVASRGAFEACLPHIMASSFFDNCMFDMCNFQGLQQELCAHMSALTETCQDAGYVVKPWRGPQFCSLACPANSKYTLCGKMCPDTCHSGFSGMSCQDRCVEGCECDPGFILSGLQCVPRSECGCLDPTAGYFKIGERWFKPGCTQLCICEGSNRIRCVLWRCQAQELCGRQDGIYGCHAQGSGTCTVSGDPHYLTFDGALHHFMGTCTYILTRPCWLRSLENNFVVSATNEFRHGNLEASYVRAVHVQVFNLKISLIKGLKVVLDGRRVALPLWPAQGRVNVRSSGSFVLLYTNFGLQVRYDGSHLVEVTVPSSYAGRLCGMCGNYNNNSLDDILQSDKRPASSPARLGASWKLNELSEPGCFAAGGNSPKCLGDEVPDTWNKNCEILRNPLGPFSQCHKVVSPQSSFKRCVYGQCGTKGDALTLCRSLQAYASQCARAGQVLTWRNSTFCPLKCPLGSSYSTCANPCPATCPGLNTPSPCPSSLPCAEGCVCQKGHILSGTSCVPLSRCGCTSQRGSYHLVGESWYTDNTCSRLCTCSTHNNISCLQTACKRDQMCWPQDGLIRCRVAGMGVCRIHNGSHYVSFDGSYHAVRGTCTYILAKTCHSTMDLPFFKISGKNGKREGQAPNFYLRQVHVDIYGSLVTLQKDQVRINGTRVSLPATTQVRGVKVTSRNGYLVLNIIIGVQVKFDGNGSIEIELPKAYYGKTCGMCGNFNGEEEDELMMPSDELAQDDVMFVDSWQDKEIDPNCEEDDKKTEAEPQEKPDTNCRPADLQKAQEQCQAAFGAPAWATCASRVILSPFLRSCTHKLCEFGGLNRAFCESLQAFGAACQARGVKPPIWRNSSFCPLDCSTHSIYTNCLPSCSPSCLNLEDQCQGGRLPSTCEEGCVCEPGYLLSGQQCVSRSQCGCKDTQGAYLPAGKSWLSGGCSNSCTCKGGAIQCRPFTCPSGSHCQPSSKEKGKDSCTADKWEQCTVFGDPHYRTFDGLSYRFEGRMTYTLVKTMDVLPDGVEPVVVEGRNKVYPSFKPIFLHEVIVKVYGYTVQLQDELEIVVNGQKMAIPYKPNDHLSIFLRSHRLYLITDFEMVISFNDRHNAVISLPITYQRLVLGLCGNFDKNKRNDFVLPDGTLTQNLLLFGNSWEVKKTEGGGLARFSRAIGEEEEEKESGFHVSECSPEQLELINNTQACRVLVDPQGPFAACHQMVAPEPFQEHCVSDLCAAWDPKEQEELRCQVLSGYATICQEAGASLAGWRDHTHCALQCPANTVYQSCMSPCPASCASLVVPGDCDGPCVEGCASLPGYAYSGARSLPLSRCGCTDKGIYYQQGDSFVTEDCSQRCTCASSGVLLCEPLSCSTGEICTLGNLTRGCFQDSPCLQNPCQNDGRCQEWGTHFICECELGYGGDLCSEPRDVLPRKKPEASNFVAILLGMLVPVVVIVPAVTRECVSRKRWRRRNKRQSQNRDKLAGPDFAPEHAFTIAEF; this is encoded by the exons ATGGCTCCTCCAGTCTGGACTCTGGTGCTGCTGGTtggggctgcctggggccagggccACATGCCTGCCACCACCAG CGGCCCCTTCTTCCCAGCCATTCTCACCCAGTGTGACTTTGAGGATGACTCCAGACCCCTCTGTGATTGGACCCAAGGGTCCATGGATGATGGGGACTGGATTCGAGCCAGTGAGCCCTCTCCCACTGACAGCACCAGACCCCCTGGGGGGTACCCCAATGGAG AGGGCTACTACCTGTACATGGTACCAAACCACTTCCACCCGGGCGGGGTGGCCCGCCTGCACAGCCCCCCAATATGGCAACAAGGCCCCCTCTGCGTGCGCTTCGTCTACTACATGTTCGGGCTGTCGTGGGGCGCCCAGCTCAGACTGCTGCGGACCACGGGCACCAAGGGCAAACGCCCCaacgtgctctggaaacacactAACACGCAGAGCCCCTCCTGGATGCCCACTGCCGTCTCGGTGCCCACTGGGCTCGTCCTGCCCAGCCGG CTGACATTTGAAGGAGTGCGGGGCAGCACTGCTTACCTGGGCATTGCTCTGGACGCCATCTCCATCCATCGGGGCTCCTGCAATCGGA TCTGCATGATGCAAATGTGCAGCTTTGATACCCCAAATGATCTCTGTGGCTGGAGCTGGATCCCGACGACCTCTGGGGCCAAGTGGGTCCAGAAGAACGGGTCGACAGGGGTACTGAACGTGGGGCCCGAGGATGACTTCTCTAGCCCTGGCA TTTGTGTGAATCAGCCATGTCCAGGGGgccaagaaaaggaagaggataTGACCCTGGGGGACCTAAAAGGTCAGAATCCAAAGAACAAGGTTCTGGCTGCTGCTTCTGAGAGGATGCCGCTTTTCCTAGGCAGTACCTGCATCCTCACCCAGACCTACCGAACACTTCTGGAAGGATCCAAGGCCTTAGCCAGTC CCTATGCCATACACCCCCTAATTccagccaccaccaccctccccacttAACTGGCCTTTTCCTTCCCAGGTGGCTTCTACATGCTCCTGGACGCCAAGAATGCAAAACCAGGGCAGAAATCTGCCCTCCTGAGCCCTCTGAGCCGGTCCTCCGGCTGCCTGAGCCTGTCCTTTCACTACACCCTCCATAACCAGTCCCCAGGTGCAGCCCTCATGATCTACGCTTCTGTCTTGG GCAGCATCCAGAAACACACTCTCTTCTCAGGACAACCCGGACCCAACTGGCAGCCTGTTTCTGTCAATTACACAGGCCAGGGGCGGATTCAG TTCACCATGGTGGGCGTGTTTGGAAAGATCCCCGAGCCAGCTGTGGCGGTGGATGCAATCAGCATCGCTCCCTGTGGGG AGAGCTTTCCTCAGTGTGACTTTGAAGACGATGCCCACCCTTTTTGTGACTGGATCCAGATATCCCAGAATGGTGGACACTGGACCCAGGGAAATGAAAGTACACCCATCCAGGGTCCAGGCCCCTTCGGAGGCTCCCTCAGTGGAG AAGGTCACTATGTCTACCTGGAGACTGACAAGGTCTCCCAGGCAGGCCAGGCTTTCAGACTGGTGAGCCGGCCCTTCTGCGCCCCGGGTGCGATCTGTGTGGAGTTTGCTTACCACATGTATGGCCTTGGAGAGGAAGCAAAGCTCAGGCTTCTGCTGGCGAGTCCTGCAGGCAGTTCCCCAAGTTCTCTCTGGGAACGCGTTGGGTCTCAGAGCCCTGACTGGCTGAAAGCCTCTGTCACCATCCCTTTGGGACATCAGCGGCCCATTCAG CTGACATTCGAGGCTGTCAGGGGCACCAACACTGCCTTCGTTGTTGCTGTGGGATTCATCTCGATCAACCACGGGACCTGTCGGG TCCCTTCTGAAACCTCTGTCTTCACAGAAAAACCTATGGCCCCCACAGAAAAACCATCTGTCCCCAGTGAAATAGCCACTGTCACCACAGAAAAGCCCActgtttccactgaaaaacctaCAATCCCCACAGAAAGTCCTACAGTCCCCACAGGAAAACCTGCAGTGCCCACAGAAAAACCCACTGGGCTCACTGAGCAGCCCACCACCCCCACAGAAAGGACCACCATCCCCACAGAAAAACCCACGGTCCCCACCCAAAGGACCACCATCCCCACTGAAAGGACCACCATTACCACTGAAAGGACCACTATCCCCACAGAAAGGACCACCATCCCCACAGAAAAACCCACGGCCCCCACCCAAAGGGCCACCGTCCCCACTGAAAGGACCACCATTACCACTGAAAGGACCACTATCCCCACAGAAAGGACCACCGTCCCCACAGAAAAACCCACCGTCCCCACAGAAAAACCCACGGTCCCCACCCAAAGGACCACCATTCCCACTGAAAGGACCACCATTCCCACCAAAAAGACCACCATCCACACAGAAAGGACCACCATTCCCACTGAAAGaaccaccactaccaccaaaaAGACCACTATTCCCACTAAAAGGACCACCACTCCCACTGAAAGGACCACCACTCCCACTGAAAGGaccaccactaccaccaaaaAGACCACTATTCCCACTAAAAGGACCACCACTCCCACTGAAGGGACCACCATTCCCACTAAAAAGACCACCATCCCCACAGAAAAACCCACAGTCCCCACCAAAAGGACCACCATTCCCACTGAAAGGACCACCATCCCCACAGAAAAACCCACCACTCCCACTGAAAGGACCACCATTCCCACAGAAAAACCCACGATCCCCACTGAAAGGACCAGAGCTCCTGCGACACCCCTGTCCAGCCCTACCCTTGTACCCACTGGGCCAACAGTCCTAGGGGTGCCTCCTGGTGCTCCAAGTACCTCCATGACCACTGTGACCCCGGCCACCACTACAG TGAACTGCCCCCCAGATGCCCACTTTGAGCCCTGCGCCTGCCCGGCATCCTGCCAGAGCCCCACACCCAACTGTGGGCGCCCCTGCAAGCCCGGCTGTGTTTGCAATCCTGGCTTTTTCTTCAATGGCTCCCGCTGCATCAACGCCTCTTCCTGCAATTGCTTCTACAATGAAAATTTCTATAAG GCGGGGTCAGAGTGGTTCAGCCCCAACTGCACAGAGCGGTGCCGCTGCTGGCCTGGCAGTCGGATGGAGTGCCAGGCCTATAAGTGCGGGGGGCGCACAGTGTGCCAGCTGAAGAAGGGCCAGTACCGATGCCACCCCTATG GCCCTGCCACCTGCTCCGCCTACGGAGACCCTCATTACCTCACCTTCGACGGGAGGCGTTTTAACTTCATGGGCAAGTGCACCTACATCTTGACTCAACCCTGTGGCAACCTGACAG agCCATTCTTCAGGGTGACAGTAAAGAATGAGGATCAAGGACAAGAAGGCGTGTCCCACCTAAGCAAGGTCTACGTGACTCTGCCCgaaaccaccatcaccctgcTCAAGGGCAGACGCACGCTG GTTGGGGGTCAGCTAGTCACCCTTCCAGCCATACCTTCTAAAGGCGTCTTCCTGGCTCCAAGTGGGCGATTTGTGGAGCTGCAGACGGCGTTCGGTCTGCGGGTGAGATGGGACGGTGACCAGCAGCTGTTTGTGACTGTGCCCAG CACCTACTCTGACAAACTCTGTGGATTCTGTGGCAACTATGATGGCGACAGCAGCAACGACAACCAGAAGCCAGATGGCAGACCAGCGCGAGATGAGGTGGAGCTGGGTAACAGCTGGCAGACCTCAGAGGATGAGGACCAGAA GTGCCAGCAGAATCAGGAGTATCCTCCCTCTTGCAGCACAGACCTGCAGAACAATATGTCGGGGCCAGAGTTCTGTGGACGGCTTGTGGCCTCTCGCGGAGCCTTTGA GGCATGCCTGCCTCACATCATGGCTTCATCCTTCTTCGACAACTGCATGTTTGACATGTGTAACTTCCAAGGGCTGCAGCAGGAGCTGTGTGCCCACATGTCGGCCTTGACTGAGACCTGCCAGGATGCTGGCTACGTGGTGAAGCCCTGGAGAGGACCCCAGTTCTGCT CTCTGGCCTGCCCAGCCAACAGCAAGTACACGCTGTGTGGCAAGATGTGCCCCGACACCTGCCACTCTGGGTTCTCGGGCATGTCCTGCCAGGACCGCTGTGTGGAGGGCTGCGAGTGCGACCCTGGCTTCATCCTCAGCGGTCTCCAGTGCGTCCCCCGGTCTGAGTGCGGGTGCCTCGACCCCACAGCCGGCTACTTCAAG ATTGGGGAGCGGTGGTTCAAGCCGGGCTGCACACAGCTCTGTATCTGTGAGGGCAGCAACAGAATTCGCTGTGTGCTCTGGAGATGCCAGGCCCAGGAGCTCTGTGGTCGGCAGGATGGCATCTATGGTTGCCACGCTCAAG GGTCCGGCACCTGCACTGTCTCGGGGGACCCCCACTACCTGACGTTTGATGGAGCCCTGCACCACTTCATGGGCACCTGCACCTACATCCTGACCCGGCCTTGTTGGCTGAGGTCCCTAGAGAATAACTTCGTCGTGAGCGCCACCAACGAGTTCCGCCACGGGAACTTGGAGGCCTCCTATGTCAGAGCCGTCCACGTGCAGGTCTTCAACCTCAAAATCTCGCTGATCAAAGGCCTCAAGGTCGTG CTGGATGGTCGCCGGGTGGCCCTGCCCCTGTGGCCTGCACAAGGCCGTGTGAACGTGAGGTCCAGTGGCTCCTTTGTCCTCCTCTACACGAACTTTGGGCTTCAAGTTCGCTATGATGGGAGCCATCTGGTGGAAGTGACCGTGCCCTCCTCCTATGCTGGCCGGCTCTGCGGGATGTGCG GGAACTACAACAACAACAGTCTAGACGACATTCTACAGTCTGATAAAAGACCTGCAAGCAGCCCTGCACGCCTGGGGGCCTCCTGGAAGTTAAATGAGTTATCTGAACCTGG CTGCTTTGCTGCAGGTGGCAATTCCCCCAAGTGCCTGGGGGATGAAGTGCCCGATACCTGGAATAAGAACTGTGAAATCTTAAGGAACCCTTTGG GACCCTTCTCCCAGTGCCACAAGGTGGTGTCCCCGCAGTCCAGCTTCAAAAGGTGTGTGTATGGCCAGTGTGGAACCAAGGGCGATGCCCTGACCCTGTGCCGCTCCCTGCAGGCCTACGCATCCCAGTGCGCCCGCGCCGGCCAGGTCCTCACCTGGCGGAATAGCACCTTCTGCC CTCTGAAGTGCCCACTGGGCAGTAGCTACAGCACCTGTGCCAACCCCTGCCCGGCCACCTGCCCTGGCCTGAACACCCCATCTCCCTGCCCGTCCTCACTGCCTTGTGCCGAGGGTTGCGTGTGCCAGAAAGGCCACATCCTGAGCGGAACCTCCTGTGTGCCTCTCAGCCGGTGTGGCTGCACCAGCCAGAGAGGCTCCTACCACCTG GTCGGGGAGAGCTGGTACACGGACAACACCTGCTCCAGGCTCTGCACCTGCTCCACCCACAACAATATATCCTGCCTCCAAACGGCCTGCAAGCGTGACCAGATGTGCTGGCCCCAGGATGGGCTGATCCGGTGCCGGGTGGCAG GGATGGGAGTGTGTCGCATCCACAATGGCTCCCACTACGTAAGCTTCGATGGTAGTTACCATGCCGTCAGGGGCACCTGCACTTACATCCTGGCGAAAACATGCCACTCCACCATGGACCTGCCTTTCTTCAAGATCAGTGGCAAGAATGGGAAGCGGGAAGGCCAAGCCCCCAATTTCTACCTCCGCCAGGTCCACGTGGACATCTATGGGTCCCTGGTCACTCTGCAGAAGGACCAAGTGCGG ATCAATGGCACACGAGTCTCCCTTCCTGCGACCACCCAGGTCCGGGGGGTCAAAGTCACTTCCAGGAATGGCTATCTCGTGCTCAACATCATCATTGGGGTGCAAGTCAAGTTTGACGGCAATGGTTCCATAGAGATCGAACTCCCCAAAGCCTATTACGGAaag ACTTGCGGCATGTGTGGGAACTTCAACGGTGAGGAAGAAGACGAACTCATGATGCCCAGTGATGAACTAGCCCAGGATGACGTCATGTTTGTGGACAGTTGGCAAGATAAGGAAATCGATCCAAA ctgCGAAGAAGACGACAAGAAGACCGAAGCTGAACCGCAGGAGAAGCCAGATACAAACTGCAGGCCAGCTGACCTGCAGAAAGCCCAGGAACAATGCCAGGCGGCCTTTGGGGCTCCCGCTTGGGCCACATGTGCCTCCCGTGTGATCCTCAGTCCCTTCTTGCGCAGCTGTACCCACAAACTCTGTGAGTTCGGAGGCCTAAACCGTGCCTTCTGTGAGTCTCTGCAAGCGTTTGGGGCTGCCTGCCAGGCCCGGGGAGTGAAGCCTCCAATCTGGAGAAATAGCAGCTTCTGCC ctCTGGACTGCTCCACCCACAGCATCTACACAAActgccttccctcctgctccccttcctgCTTGAATCTGGAAGACCAGTGCCAAGGGGGCAGACTTCCCTCCACCTGCGAGGAGGGCTGCGTCTGTGAGCCCGGCTACCTGCTCAGTGGGCAGCAGTGTGTGTCTAGGAGTCAGTGCGGCTGCAAAGACACCCAGGGTGCCTACCTCCCT GCGGGGAAGTCCTGGCTCTCCGGAGGCTGCTCGAACAGCTGTACCTGCAAAGGGGGAGCCATTCAGTGCCGGCCCTTCACCTGCCCCTCTGGTTCTCACTGCCAGCCCAGCTCCAAAGAAAAGGGCAAGGACAGCTGCACAGCTGACA AGTGGGAGCAATGCACAGTTTTTGGGGATCCCCACTACCGCACATTTGATGGCCTCAGCTACCGCTTTGAAGGACGCATGACCTACACGCTAGTCAAGACCATGGACGTGCTCCCCGATGGGGTGGAGCCCGTAGTTGTGGAGGGACGCAACAAGGTGTATCCGTCCTTCAAGCCGATCTTCCTGCATGAAGTCATTGTGAAGGTCTACGGCTACACAGTCCAGCTCCAGGATGAACTGGAGATTGTG GTCAATGGTCAGAAGATGGCCATCCCCTACAAGCCCAATGACCATCTGTCGATCTTCTTGCGGAGCCATCGTCTGTATCTGATCACAGACTTTGAGATGGTCATCAGCTTCAATGACAGGCACAACGCAG TGATCTCCCTGCCCATCACCTACCAGAGGCTGGTGCTCGGCCTGTGCGGCAACTTCGACAAAAACAAGAGGAATGACTTTGTGCTGCCTGACGGCACCCTCACCCAAAACCTCCTCCTCTTCGGCAACAGCTGGGAGGTAAAGAAGACCGAGGGAGGAGGACTCGCCCGCTTCTCAAG GGCCataggagaggaggaagaggaaaaagagtcAGGCTTTCATGTGTCTGAATGCAGCCCGGAGCAGCTGGAGCTCATCAACAACACACAGGCGTGCAGGGTGCTGGTGGACCCCCAGGGCCCCTTTGCTGCCTGTCACCAGATGGTGGCCCCAGAGCCCTTCCAGGA GCATTGTGTGTCTGATCTGTGTGCCGCCTGGGACCCCAAAGAGCAGGAGGAGCTGCGCTGCCAGGTCCTCAGTGGCTACGCCACCATCTGCCAGGAGGCGGGCGCCTCCCTGGCCGGCTGGCGGGACCACACCCACTGTG CCTTGCAGTGTCCGGCCAATACTGTCTATCAGAGCTGCATgagcccctgcccagcctcctgtGCCAGCCTGGTGGTCCCTGGGGACTGCGATGGCCCCTGTGTGGAGGGCTGTGCCAGCCTCCCGGGCTACGCCTACAGTGGTGCCCGGAGCCTTCCCCTGTCCCGCTGTGGCTGCACCGACAAGGGCATCTACTATCAG CAGGGTGACAGCTTCGTGACCGAGGACTGCTCTCAGCGCTGCACCTGCGCCAGCTCGGGGGTCCTTCTGTGTGAGCCCCTCAGCTGCAGCACTGGGGAGATCTGCACCCTGGGGAACCTCACTCGTGGCTGCTTTCAAG ATAGCCCGTGTCTACAGAACCCCTGCCAGAATGACGGGCGGTGCCAGGAGTGGGGAACCCACTTCATCTGTGAGTGTGAACTTGGTTATGGGGGAGACCTCTGCTCAGAGCCTCGGGACGTGCTGCCCCGCAAAAAACCAG AAGCATCCAACTTTGTGGCCATCCTATTGGGAATGCTGGTGCCCGTGGTGGTCATAGTGCCCGCAGTGACCAGGGAGTGCGTTTCCAGGAAGcggtggaggaggag GAATAAAAGGCAGAGCCAGAACCGAGACAAGCTGGCGGGTCCAG ACTTTGCTCCAGAGCATGCCTTCACCATCGCTGAGTTTTGA
- the EPO gene encoding erythropoietin, with the protein MGAREWPALLLLVSLLLLPLGLPVLGAPQRLICDSRVLERYILEAREAENATMGCAEGCSFSENITVPDTKVNFYAWKRMEVAQQAVEVWQGLVLLSEAILQGQALLANSSQPSEVLQLHVDKAVSGLRSLTSLLRALGAQKEAIPLPDAASSSAAPLRTFTVDTLCKLFRIYSNFLRGKLTLYTGEACRRGDR; encoded by the exons ATGGGGGCGCGCG AATGGCCTGCCCTGCTGCTTCTGGTGTCCTTGCTGCTGCTTCCTCTGGGCCTCCCGGTCCTGGGCGCCCCCCAACGCCTCATCTGTGACAGCCGAGTTTTGGAGAGGTACAtcctggaggccagggaggccGAAAATGCCACG ATGGGCTGTGCCGAAGGCTGCAGCTTCAGTGAGAATATCACCGTCCCAGACACCAAAGTTAACTTCTATGCCTGGAAGAGGATGGAG GTCGCGCAGCAGGCTGTGGAAGTCTGGCAGGGCCTGGTCCTGCTCTCTGAAGCCATCCTGCAGGGCCAGGCCCTGTTGGCCAACTCCTCCCAGCCATCTGAGGTCCTGCAGCTGCATGTGGACAAAGCTGTTAGCGGCCTGCGCAGCCTCACCTCCCTGCTTCGGGCGCTGGGAGCCCAG AAGGAAGCCATCCCCCTTCCAGATGCAGCCTCCTCCTCCGCCGCCCCACTCCGAACATTCACTGTTGATACTTTGTGCAAACTTTTCCGAATCTACTCCAATTTCCTGCGGGGAAAGCTGACGCTGTACACAGGGGAGGCCTGCAGGAGAGGGGACAGGTGA